In a single window of the Salmo trutta chromosome 23, fSalTru1.1, whole genome shotgun sequence genome:
- the pigo gene encoding GPI ethanolamine phosphate transferase 3 — protein sequence MKRLPILVLLLWLCAMFYIGIFLFVGGFLLVRLEVNRTSTCGDVLLPGGQQGDFCQGQPRFRKAVVLIIDALKIDFARFDPANKEPRPFENKLPVLEEVTSSKPSHARLFPFRADPPTTTMQRIKGFTTGSLPTFIDVGNNFASSAILEDNLVHQLAEVGKRVVFMGDDTWESLFPKKFHRSLPFPSFNVKDLHTVDNGILQHLYNIMVSDDWDVLVAHFLGVDHCGHRFGPDHPAMADKLTQMDGVIRSVLDRLQNDTLLVVMGDHGMTDTGDHGGESQKETDAAIFLYSPSPLFPASPSQSDPEMVPQTDLVPTLALLLGIPIPYSSVGQVLLPLFPADSQTGGAPAGLSQTEALWINAKQVNRFLETYSSMAKDIPPESLSQLQADFSRLSSKYLSTVKEGRSPTPELVASLQGYLTSVRDTCRATWAHFNPAKMAAGIAVLACACVLCYVLSEMSSVLVRESGLLRVPLVAATVVGVCVAASQLFTQGYAEGSWCLAAAALSSEVLVLWRARRARKTTAAEGGEVAPRRGWLTLPRFLLTPPLLVLLLRCASLLSDSYVIAEGRVVTFLLFSLSLYVPFHLNWDNLLLPPVHDPLKPAGLLPSPVLSPLAVRRESSTFLACLGVLVGSLYLSLFFHGCREEQGSCQPSPFLSPLSRVQDSRLKNLHYILSLASLGAWTYLLRRWLRHYGNLNSPGGTVFTARWILPLLSVCLGLHWAVAATPEDSFRNLAELISLGQRALPRVAFSLLGVGLALLWLDPLTVFIKSRAATPVLLPPPRYRASTGISTQAELHHLIPQLYQRMRRSLEDGEPARVPEGGDRPAVEAYGLGTVYSAPVVLLCGLLGLGLLLLHPEGMSLSFLLLLLEMGALLQMHASSTTLNALQGVHSGGFSVPWTPVVLWSLAATQFFHATGHLPTFPSIQWAAAFVGFPGGHTGTILPASLVTLNTFSSHILFAVACPLLLFWPLVCEVRGGRGGRGGGGEEGEDNAIMEMRLRESPQQFSSALLQLATRYLFINGAQVFASVCAAAILRRHLMVWKVFAPKLMFEASGFLVSSVFVLVGVTLVMRVDVAVGRWFKRLLPDTSG from the exons ATGAAGAGACTCCCCATCCTAGTTCTGCTCTTGTGGCTGTGTGCCATGTTCTACATTGGCATCTTCCTGTTTGTGGGCGGCTTCCTGCTGGTGAGGCTGGAGGTCAACCGGACCAGCacctgtggggatgttttgctGCCAGGGGGCCAGCAGGGGGACTTCTGCCAAGGACAGCCACGCTTCCGCAAGGCTGTGGTTCTCATCATAGACGCCCTGAAGATCGACTTTGCCCGCTTTGACCCTGCAAACAAAGAGCCCCGTCCTTTCGAGAACAAGCTGCCTGTGCTGGAGGAAGTGACCTCATCAAAGCCCTCCCATGCCCGCCTGTTCCCATTCCGTGccgacccccccaccaccactatgcAGAGGATCAAGGGCTTTACCACAGGCTCCCTGCCCACCTTCATTGATGTGGGCAATAACTTTGCCTCCAGCGCTATCCTGGAGGACAACCTAGTTCACCAGCTAGCAGAAGTGG GCAAGAGAGTGGTCTTCATGGGTGATGACACATGGGAAAGTCTCTTCCCCAAAAAGTTCCACCGTTCCCTGCCCTTCCCCTCTTTCAATGTCAAGGATCTGCACACAGTGGACAATGGAATTCTGCAGCACCTGTACAACATCA tggTAAGTGATGACTGGGATGTGCTGGTAGCTCACTTCCTGGGGGTGGATCACTGTGGCCACAGGTTTGGTCCTGACCACCCGGCCATGGCTGACAAGCTCACCCAGATGGATGGGGTCATCAG ATCTGTGCTTGATCGGCTGCAGAATGACACCCTTTTAGTGGTTATGGGAGATCACGGTATGACAGATACAGGTGACCACGGGGGAGAGAGCCAGAAGGAGACTGATGCTGCCATCTTCCTctacagcccctctcccctctttccagCATCCCCTTCCCAG agtgATCCTGAGATGGTGCCCCAGACAGACCTGGTGCCTACCCTGGCCCTGCTCCTGGGCATCCCCATCCCCTACAGCAGTGTGGGACAGGTCCTGCTGCCTCTGTTCCCtgcagacagccagacaggagGTGCACCAGCAGGTCTCAGCCAGACAGAGGCACTGTGGATCAATGCCAAACAG GTCAACCGTTTCCTAGAGACCTATTCCAGCATGGCCAAAGACATCCCTCCAGAGAGTCTGTCTCAGCTGCAGGCAGACTTCTCCCGCCTCTCCTCCAAGTACCTCAGCACCGTCAAAGAGGGCCGCTCTCCCACCCCAGAACTAGTGGCCTCCCTGCAGGGGTACCTGACCTCTGTCCGGGACACCTGCCGCGCCACCTGGGCCCACTTCAACCCAGCCAAGATGGCTGCCGGCATAGCTGTCCTGGCGTGTGCCTGCGTGCTGTGTTACGTCCTCTCTGAGATGTCCTCTGTGCTGGTGAGGGAGAGTGGTCTGCTGAGGGTCCCTCTGGTGGCAGCCACtgtggtgggggtgtgtgtggctGCAAGTCAGCTGTTCACCCAGGGCTATGCTGAGGGGTCCTGGTGCCTGGCGGCTGCAGCCCTCTCCTCTGAGGTACTGGTCCTCTGGAGAGCCCGACGGGCCAGGAAGACTACAGCGGCTGAGGGTGGAGAGGTGGCCCCAAGACGTGGCTGGCTGACCTTGCCTCGCTTCTTATTAACCCCTCCCCTCCTGGTGCTCCTCCTGCGCTGTGCCTCCCTGCTCTCTGACAGCTATGTAATAGCAGAGGGCCGTGTGGTCACCTTTCTGCTCTTCTCCCTGAGCCTCTATGTCCCCTTCCATCTCAACTGGGACAACCTCCTGCTGCCCCCTGTCCATGACCCCCTGAAACCCGCTGGGCTGCTGCCCTCCCCGGTTCTGTCCCCCTTAGCCGTGAGGAGGGAGAGCAGCACCTTCCTGGCCTGCCTGGGTGTGTTAGTgggctctctctacctctccctcttcttccacGGCTGTCGTGAGGAGCAGGGCTCCTGCCAGCCCTCCCCGTTCCTCTCCCCCCTGTCACGGGTGCAGGACAGCCGTCTGAAGAACCTGCACTACATCCTGTCTCTGGCCTCTCTGGGCGCCTGGACCTACCTGCTGCGGCGCTGGCTGCGGCACTACGGCAACCTGAACAGCCCTGGTGGCACGGTGTTCACGGCCCGCTGGATCCTGCctttgctgtctgtctgtttggggcTCCACTGGGCTGTGGCTGCCACCCCAGAGGACAGCTTTCGGAACCTGGCTGAGCTGATCAGCTTGGGCCAGCGGGCCCTCCCCAGGGTTGCCTTCTCTCTGCTGGGTGTAGGGCTGGCGCTGCTATGGCTGGACCCGCTCACCGTATTTATCAAGAGCAGGGCTGCAACCCCTGTATTGCTCCCCCCACCCCGCTACCGGGCCAGCACGGGCATCAGCACCCAGGCAGAGCTGCACCACCTTATCCCCCAGCTCTACCAGCGCATGCGCCGCTCCCTGGAGGATGGAGAACCAGCCAGGGTTCCTGAGGGGGGCGACCGGCCTGCCGTGGAGGCCTACGGGCTGGGTACGGTCTACTCGGCCCCCGTGGTCCTGCTGTGCGGCCTGCTAGGGCTgggcctgctgctgctgcatcCAGAGGGCATGTCCCTGTCCTTCCTGCTGCTGCTCCTGGAGATGGGAGCCCTGCTGCAGATGCACGCCTCCTCCACTACCCTCAACGCCCTGCAGGGGGTGCACTCTG gTGGCTTTTCTGTGCCCTGGACCCCGGTAGTGCTGTGGTCCCTGGCTGCCACTCAGTTCTTCCATGCCACAGGCCATCTGCCTACGTTCCCATCCATCCAGTGGGCTGCTGCCTTCGTGGGCTTCCCTGGTGGGCACACGGGCACCATACTCCCCGCTTCACTGGTCACCCTCAACACCTTCTCCTCACACATCCTCTTTGCAG TGGCTTGTCCGCTGCTTCTCTTCTGGCCGCTGGTGTGTGAGGTGCGAGGgggacgaggaggaagaggagggggtggggaggaaggagaggacaaTGCTATCATGGAGATGAGACTAAGGGAAAGTCCCCAGCAGTTCAGCTCTGCCCTTCTACAGCTCGCAACACGCTACCTCTTCATTAACGGGGCACAG GTCTTTGCATCAGTCTGTGCAGCTGCTATCCTCAGGAGACATTTAATGGTGTGGAAGGTTTTTGCACCCAA GTTGATGTTTGAGGCCTCTGGGTTCCTGGTGAGCAGTGTGTTTGTGCTGGTGGGGGTGACCCTGGTGATGAGGGTGGATGTGGCAGTGGGGCGCTGGTTTAAGAGACTCCTCCCTGACACTTCCGGGTAG
- the LOC115159478 gene encoding C-C motif chemokine 19: MSLQVAAFLLLASVLWSHVAASTDQAMDCCLTTTDTKLPHRVVKSYSIQTVSGGCRIAATVFVTKKNLRLCAPPATKNNWVAKLIKQLKRKSHKGKARKGKNGKRRH, from the exons ATGTCTTTACAGGTGGCTGCATTTCTTCTGTTGGCATCAGTCCTCTGGAGCCATGTAGCAG CAAGCACAGATCAGGCTATGGACTGCTGCTTGACAACGACCGATACCAAGCTTCCCCACAGAGTGGTGAAGTCATACAGTATCCAGACAGTTAGTGGAGGATGTCGGATAGCTGCCACTGT GTTTGTCACAAAGAAGAATCTTAGACTGTGTGCTCCTCCTGCCACCAAGAACAACTGGGTGGCCAAACTCATCAAGCAACTGAAGAGGAAATCGCATAAGGGAAAGGCCAGAAAAGGGAAGAATG GCAAGAGAAGACACTGA